DNA sequence from the Colletotrichum destructivum chromosome 9, complete sequence genome:
CGAGAAATCCCAGTCGCCAACCTGCCCCCAATGCTTCGGAATAGTCCTTTTGCAGGGTAACACTTCGGTCGTTGAGAACCAGCTGACTGATACTGTCAGCGAGACGTGTGTAGTCGCTCTGGTCAGTGGGGAACGCTGCAACAAAAACCATCGGCTTTGGTTCCTCAAAGCCCGGATACGGCTTGACGATATCCTCCGACCCAACAGTTGTAAAAGTGTCACCGAGCTTCGCGTCCTGAATTCGCTTCATACCCGGATTGAAGTAGATGTAGCCGACCTGTCCAGCTCGAAGAACACTTTGCGGAACGGCGTTTGGATATTGTAtaccgacctcgccgacggtgTATTTGTGGCCGGTCGCGAATGAGACTAGGTTATCGCCAGCCTTGACTTGACCATCAAAGACGCGGACGAGGAGAATGACACCCCGGAAATTATCGTACCAAGAATCAACTAACAAGATCCGTAGTGGCTCTGAGATCTTGCCAACGGGATGCGGCACTTGCTCTACAACCGCGGGCAAGATATTCGCCACGTTCTTGCCAGTTTTTGCTGACACAAGGACGGCCGAAGAAGGGTCCAGTTCAAACGACGTTTGCATCTGCTCAAGAACTCGGGGTACATCGGCAGATGGCATGTCTATCTTGTTGACGACAGGAATAAGAGCTAGATCCTGTGCAAACGCGAGGTGGAAGTTGGAGACGGTTTGCGCCTGTATGCCCTGGCTGGCATCGACCAGGAGcagcgcgccgccgcaacTGGCGTAGGACCGCGTTACTTCGGCTCGGAAATCAACGTGACCCGGGGTGTCGACAAGGTGCAGCAGATAATCCTCCCCTTTGTAGCAGTATATCATGGTGCAGGTCTGGGCCTTAACGGTGATACCTCGCTCTCGTTCGACGTCTAGCTTGTCCTATGGAGGGATGCTTCAGTCAGCTTCCTGGCCTCAGTAGCGTGCAGCTGTGCACTACTCACGaggatctgcttgtttgaaTCGCTGGCAGAGATGGTACCGGTAATCTCCAGCAGCCGGTCGCTAAGCGTACTCTTACCATGGTCGATATGGGCTACTATGCAAAAGTTTCGGTACCGCTCGATAGGGATCGCGAGGATTCGTTCTTCAAGGGCGGAGcgcgacggcgctgccggctTTGCGTAGCACGGCGAGCAGCAGTGAAAAGGCCGGTTTTGTCCACGGCGACTCCATATCAAGGGGTTCTGTTGCAGAGGCGGGTGTTGCTGTAGCCATTGCGCGGAGATGTTGCATGTCGAGGTCTGCCGGGATGGGCGGAAGTGTTGTTGTAATTGGCGTGAAATACCGACCAACCGGTCCCGCGTAAAGCGCACGCTCGTCGCTGGGGTGCCACGCATCAAGGTGTTTTTTTCGGCATCGAGCGGGCTCAGACTTGTCGTTCGAGTACCCCAATGGCgcaagagacgacgaggtATTAAGGATTGAGACCAGGCCTCAGTGTAAATAAAAGCTGGGCCACTGTCAATTCAAGCTCGCATGGGTCCCCGGGTCCCGGGTCCCGGCCCAGGCCCACCCGGCCCTCCACAGACACCGGCCGACTCTTCACATGCACTGTATCGTCTCAAGTATCGACCGTCAACTTCTCAGCAAGGAGCCCAACTAATAGATAGATGCCTTTACAAGATGTCGGTTTAGTTAAACGCTGTGAGATAATGATCAAAGTAAGATTTGTACATATTTTGGTATCTAGGTAGTTTTGGGTCAGAATaaccgcccccgccccccttcaGTGGAGTTAGTTGTCTCCGTCTGTTTCTGGTTGAAGGACCTTGCAATTTGGCCCAACTGTGCCCCCTATCGTAAATGCACCCATGATTAAAAACGCACGATGTGGTACTCGGTACAATTGCTTCACCGAGCGCTAAAATCATGCATCCGTACTTCGTCGCATCTAAGCAATTCCGTTCGCGACAGATGCCTCTTCATCTCATGCAAGAACCCACTCACTCCCTCTCTTGATGAACTTGTCCAACAATGCACTCAAATCGGAGAGCACAAATCGACAAATGAAGAAGCCAAAGAACTCTGCCGCGTGTCGGGTGCACAGTTCAAGGCCAACCTGTGTCTTATCGGCGTGCCTTAAG
Encoded proteins:
- a CDS encoding Putative small GTP-binding protein, giving the protein MRGTPATSVRFTRDRLVGISRQLQQHFRPSRQTSTCNISAQWLQQHPPLQQNPLIWSRRGQNRPFHCCSPCYAKPAAPSRSALEERILAIPIERYRNFCIVAHIDHGKSTLSDRLLEITGTISASDSNKQILDKLDVERERGITVKAQTCTMIYCYKGEDYLLHLVDTPGHVDFRAEVTRSYASCGGALLLVDASQGIQAQTVSNFHLAFAQDLALIPVVNKIDMPSADVPRVLEQMQTSFELDPSSAVLVSAKTGKNVANILPAVVEQVPHPVGKISEPLRILLVDSWYDNFRGVILLVRVFDGQVKAGDNLVSFATGHKYTVGEVGIQYPNAVPQSVLRAGQVGYIYFNPGMKRIQDAKLGDTFTTVGSEDIVKPYPGFEEPKPMVFVAAFPTDQSDYTRLADSISQLVLNDRSVTLQKDYSEALGAGWRLGFLGSLHCSVFQDRLKQEHGASIIITDPTVPTKVEWADGSETIYQNPAEFPSQDEHRMRGATVYEPFVTTTMTLPEEYLGRVMELCESVRGEQKSFEFFHATQVILKYDIPAAQLVDDLFGKLKGATKGYATLDYEDSGWRASQLTKLQLLVNKQPVDAICRVIHISQAERLGRQWVTKFKEHVDRQMFEIVIQAVAGKRVVARETIKPFRKDVLAKLHAADITRRKKLLEKQKAGRKRLRAVGNVVIDQSAFQSFLAR